A genome region from Cryomorphaceae bacterium 1068 includes the following:
- the thrA gene encoding bifunctional aspartate kinase/homoserine dehydrogenase I: MIVMKFGGTSVSSKQNLEHIESILLNKDDNYIIVVSAFSQVTNKLENLARQALNEDVSDLLEEIRRVHFELIGLLFTAQYQTELHMKVQQKCTELEAICKGINILKELSPRTLANVSSFGEQLSAVILHKYLESSGSEINLLDSSKLIRAEGDYLNATVDLTKTTKAISEKVTDKNYIAGGFIASNKDGEIVTLGRGGSDYSASIYAHAVDAKYLEIWSDVSGMHSANPKIVGNTVSIKKISYEEAFEMAYFGAKVLYPSSILPLIKKDIPLYLKNTLSPEDEGTFISNENKSVEHKIHGLSSLDHIAMITISGIGLAKKKGSARRVFQALEEVQVNIVLITQSCSEQSIGMGIDQKNMEKAEAAINQEFSYEIEKGLINPVSSQTDKCIIALIGDNMRHKVGLCGKVFGAIGENGINITAIAQGASERNISIVIDRKDEAKALNVIHEKFFSNVVKDVHLFIAGVGNVGSEFLKIIADQKETLIEEYGINLKVVGVANSTRMLLIDGDELNHEDILSIKEKGKEYGTLSNYLDEIIALNLRNSIFIDNTASEVVSSGYAQLLENSISVVTCNKIACSSEYELYARLKSLAKEHNCSFKYETSVGAALPIIKTIHDLNISGDKIHKIEAVISGSLNFIFNEYNGENKFADVVLKAKEDGYTEPNPLIDLSGLDVMRKILILSRESGLNRELSDITFNDFLPKECSDSADVPSFFNNLEKHEAHFKELYSKATSNENKLKVLATLENGKLSVALNEISSDSPFYNLEGKDNVVAINTNRYAVEPLVIKGAGAGANITASGVFSDLMQIINN, encoded by the coding sequence ATGATTGTGATGAAATTCGGAGGTACCAGCGTTTCCTCCAAACAGAACCTCGAACATATAGAATCAATACTACTTAATAAAGACGACAATTACATCATCGTTGTTTCCGCCTTCTCGCAAGTCACCAACAAACTAGAGAATCTTGCCCGACAGGCCTTGAATGAAGATGTTTCTGATCTTCTGGAAGAGATCAGGAGAGTTCATTTTGAGCTAATCGGTCTACTGTTTACAGCTCAATATCAAACCGAATTGCACATGAAAGTTCAGCAAAAATGCACTGAACTAGAAGCCATTTGCAAAGGGATTAACATCCTGAAAGAGCTTTCTCCAAGAACTCTTGCCAATGTGTCGAGTTTCGGAGAACAACTTTCAGCCGTCATTCTCCACAAATACCTGGAAAGCAGTGGAAGCGAAATAAACCTTTTGGATAGTAGCAAGCTCATCAGGGCCGAAGGAGATTACCTCAATGCCACGGTAGATTTGACCAAAACCACCAAGGCAATATCTGAAAAGGTAACCGACAAAAACTACATTGCAGGAGGGTTTATCGCCTCCAATAAGGACGGCGAAATTGTGACACTCGGCCGAGGCGGATCTGACTATTCGGCTTCCATTTATGCCCATGCGGTGGATGCCAAGTACCTGGAGATCTGGAGCGATGTAAGCGGAATGCACAGCGCCAATCCCAAAATCGTTGGTAACACTGTTTCTATAAAGAAGATCAGCTACGAAGAAGCGTTTGAAATGGCCTACTTCGGCGCTAAGGTATTGTACCCGTCCTCCATCCTACCCTTGATCAAAAAGGACATTCCGCTCTACTTGAAAAACACCCTCTCGCCAGAGGATGAAGGGACATTTATCAGCAATGAAAATAAGTCGGTCGAGCATAAAATCCACGGACTATCTTCTTTGGATCATATTGCTATGATCACCATTTCGGGTATCGGCTTAGCCAAAAAGAAAGGTAGCGCAAGAAGGGTTTTTCAAGCTTTGGAAGAAGTGCAAGTGAACATTGTCTTGATCACCCAAAGTTGCTCAGAACAAAGCATCGGGATGGGCATCGATCAAAAGAACATGGAGAAGGCCGAAGCGGCTATTAATCAAGAATTCAGTTACGAGATTGAAAAAGGATTGATCAATCCGGTCAGTAGCCAAACCGACAAATGTATTATCGCCCTGATCGGCGATAATATGCGTCACAAAGTCGGACTTTGTGGAAAAGTATTCGGTGCCATCGGCGAGAACGGCATCAACATCACGGCCATTGCCCAAGGTGCTTCCGAAAGAAACATTTCCATCGTGATCGATCGAAAAGACGAAGCAAAAGCCCTGAACGTGATTCACGAAAAGTTCTTCAGCAATGTGGTGAAAGACGTTCACCTCTTCATCGCGGGAGTAGGAAATGTGGGGAGCGAGTTTTTGAAGATCATCGCTGACCAGAAAGAAACACTCATCGAAGAATACGGCATTAATCTCAAGGTCGTTGGCGTGGCCAATAGCACCAGAATGCTCCTGATCGATGGAGATGAATTGAATCATGAAGACATATTAAGCATAAAAGAAAAAGGAAAGGAATACGGCACCCTGTCCAATTACCTCGACGAAATTATTGCCTTGAATTTGCGGAACAGTATTTTCATAGACAATACGGCCTCGGAAGTGGTGAGCAGTGGGTACGCGCAACTATTGGAGAATAGCATCTCAGTGGTGACGTGTAACAAAATCGCGTGTAGTAGCGAGTATGAATTGTATGCCCGATTGAAAAGTTTGGCCAAAGAACACAATTGCTCTTTCAAGTATGAAACCTCTGTAGGTGCTGCCCTCCCGATTATAAAAACTATTCACGACCTAAATATCAGTGGAGACAAAATTCACAAAATTGAAGCAGTGATTTCAGGGAGCTTAAACTTCATCTTCAACGAGTACAATGGCGAAAATAAATTTGCCGACGTGGTACTCAAGGCAAAAGAAGATGGCTACACTGAGCCCAACCCCCTGATTGACTTGAGTGGATTGGATGTAATGCGAAAGATCCTAATTCTGTCGAGAGAATCAGGATTAAACCGCGAATTATCAGACATTACTTTTAATGATTTTTTACCCAAAGAATGCTCCGACTCTGCAGATGTCCCAAGCTTCTTTAATAATTTGGAAAAGCACGAAGCACATTTCAAGGAGTTATATTCCAAAGCAACTTCCAATGAAAACAAATTGAAGGTCTTGGCTACGCTGGAAAATGGAA
- a CDS encoding CotH kinase family protein translates to MKPLLLKSIIIVMFFCVSCAENTTNDTKDSYRIECNSDEEEQVNTGFNGRIATTLGGEKTDKEFHSAPTSLRIDKENSFAFTTRIENAETDQYFKVSIWRKDPNKTSKLVIDGEPKGIIYLEKPIVVEKGENGWEKLEIEFELPPAVEAISIYARAPSNEGYFDDLVIESFRRKEYPEFRGQSGLHLYFSEEELAFFESEREEAFREGVHFSRDRWSKGVLSDEKIVIPIEARLKGDWLDHMQGRKWSFRVKTREDRTFGRMRSFSVQTPASRNFLHEYLAHELFTDQGILTTRYSFTPLYLNTENFGLYAIEEHFAKQLIEFNLRREGPIIRFDEDPFWRVNALTVGTDRVEYPYMPVFETSRITPFGTNKVLSDTIMYGQFLIAQSLLNQFRNRESSIDDLFDLDKLAKYLALMDLVDGKHGFIWHNMRFYYNPVLCKLEPINFDNYTEEYEDGSATLSALVFDKNSTYLKYENMIHSFFGSEKLLELYLNYLEEYTDPEFIQEFLVQRDDELNEHADLINMEFSHYNLPEDFLQSNALDLKAQIAKLREKRTNGYFTDIEFKEPTYPFNTALTKSLVPYFVNLYYSKANANEASLLVENYNARPVQFMAILNEQKRELYSFDDLILDNYSGQLVDTMLSMPYFTTAKYAVLKALDSDEEYTAELSLWKKNTLKSPYQKLKSDSSSNPNQLFIENGDSLILKKGDYVLRNKILIPEGKVVLFEAGVHLNMIDSACIVSHSRIIANGTGQERILIQSSDSSANGFNVLQAHGESYVSHTTFSNLSTLSYKGWGLTGAVNFYESDVTFSHTTFEDNHCEDALNIIRSTFLVDSSFFYGIYSDAFDSDFCTGQLLNSTFDKIGNDAIDFSTSQIDIANCYILNANDKGISGGEQSTLNVTNCTVENCNIGVASKDLSQVNLKDVEIINSNYGLVALQKKPEYGGATLRTKGLSIKNCETKFLIERGSSVYLEERKIEGTAKDVYEIFY, encoded by the coding sequence ATGAAGCCACTACTTCTTAAGAGTATAATCATTGTCATGTTTTTCTGCGTTTCATGCGCGGAGAACACTACCAATGACACCAAGGACAGCTACAGAATTGAATGCAATTCTGACGAGGAAGAGCAGGTGAATACGGGATTCAATGGAAGAATAGCAACCACCTTGGGTGGTGAAAAGACGGATAAAGAATTTCACAGTGCTCCCACATCTTTGCGCATTGATAAAGAGAATTCTTTTGCCTTTACCACGCGTATCGAAAACGCAGAAACAGATCAATATTTCAAAGTTTCTATTTGGCGCAAAGACCCAAACAAAACGTCTAAACTGGTCATAGACGGCGAACCCAAGGGTATAATCTATCTCGAAAAACCGATAGTGGTAGAAAAGGGAGAGAACGGATGGGAAAAACTGGAAATAGAATTTGAACTTCCGCCGGCGGTGGAGGCTATCTCTATCTATGCGCGTGCTCCGTCAAACGAAGGATATTTTGATGATCTGGTTATAGAATCCTTTCGTCGAAAAGAATACCCTGAATTCAGGGGTCAATCCGGTTTACATCTCTATTTCTCAGAAGAGGAGTTGGCGTTCTTTGAGAGTGAGAGAGAAGAAGCTTTTAGAGAAGGTGTTCATTTTAGCCGCGACCGCTGGTCTAAGGGGGTTTTATCAGATGAGAAAATAGTAATACCCATAGAAGCTCGCTTGAAAGGTGATTGGTTGGATCATATGCAAGGCAGAAAATGGTCTTTCCGGGTGAAAACACGAGAAGATAGGACGTTTGGCCGCATGCGATCATTCTCAGTCCAAACTCCTGCTAGCCGAAATTTTTTACACGAATACCTTGCACATGAGTTGTTTACAGATCAAGGTATCCTGACGACCAGATATTCATTTACTCCACTTTATCTCAATACGGAAAACTTTGGCCTTTATGCAATTGAGGAACATTTCGCCAAGCAATTGATTGAATTTAACCTGAGAAGGGAAGGACCAATTATTAGGTTTGATGAAGATCCGTTTTGGAGAGTTAATGCATTAACGGTAGGGACTGACAGGGTGGAGTACCCATACATGCCTGTGTTCGAGACGAGCAGAATCACCCCGTTTGGAACGAACAAAGTGCTGTCTGATACGATAATGTATGGCCAATTCCTTATCGCGCAAAGTCTCCTCAATCAATTCAGAAACAGAGAGAGTTCAATTGACGATTTGTTTGATCTTGATAAACTGGCCAAATACCTGGCATTAATGGATCTCGTAGATGGCAAACACGGGTTTATTTGGCACAATATGAGGTTTTATTACAATCCCGTTTTGTGCAAACTTGAACCAATAAATTTTGACAATTATACGGAAGAGTATGAAGACGGTAGCGCTACTTTGTCGGCTTTAGTATTTGACAAAAACAGTACTTACCTGAAGTATGAAAATATGATCCATTCCTTTTTTGGTTCGGAAAAATTACTTGAGCTGTACTTGAATTATTTGGAAGAGTATACTGATCCTGAGTTTATTCAAGAATTTCTGGTTCAACGAGACGATGAACTCAATGAACACGCCGATCTGATAAATATGGAGTTTTCGCATTATAACTTACCTGAAGACTTTTTGCAGAGCAATGCATTGGATTTAAAAGCGCAAATAGCTAAGCTAAGAGAGAAAAGAACAAATGGATATTTCACAGATATTGAATTTAAAGAACCAACTTATCCTTTCAATACGGCTTTGACAAAATCACTCGTTCCTTATTTCGTGAATTTATATTACTCCAAAGCCAATGCAAATGAAGCTTCCCTCTTGGTTGAGAATTACAATGCGAGACCGGTTCAGTTTATGGCAATATTGAATGAGCAGAAACGAGAGTTGTACAGCTTTGACGATTTGATTTTAGATAATTATAGCGGCCAATTGGTTGATACAATGCTTTCGATGCCTTACTTCACAACGGCAAAATATGCTGTGCTGAAAGCTCTTGACTCAGATGAAGAGTACACAGCCGAATTATCTCTATGGAAGAAGAATACGCTGAAATCTCCTTATCAGAAATTGAAAAGTGACTCTAGCTCAAATCCAAATCAACTGTTCATTGAGAATGGTGATTCTTTGATTCTGAAGAAAGGGGACTATGTTCTGCGAAATAAGATACTCATCCCCGAGGGTAAAGTTGTTCTGTTCGAAGCCGGTGTTCATTTGAATATGATAGATTCAGCCTGTATCGTTTCTCACTCCAGAATTATTGCCAATGGTACCGGACAAGAGCGAATCTTGATTCAATCTTCCGATTCCTCAGCCAATGGATTTAATGTACTTCAAGCCCATGGAGAATCCTATGTATCCCATACCACCTTCAGTAATTTGAGCACCTTAAGCTACAAAGGATGGGGATTAACCGGTGCCGTGAATTTTTATGAATCGGATGTCACCTTCAGTCACACCACCTTTGAGGATAATCATTGTGAGGACGCACTGAACATAATTCGGTCGACATTTTTAGTTGATAGTTCATTCTTTTATGGCATTTACTCCGATGCATTTGATTCTGATTTTTGCACAGGACAACTACTGAATTCCACCTTTGACAAAATCGGGAATGACGCCATTGATTTTAGCACGAGCCAAATCGACATAGCAAACTGTTACATCCTAAATGCGAACGATAAGGGAATAAGTGGGGGAGAGCAGTCAACATTGAATGTGACCAATTGCACCGTAGAGAATTGCAACATTGGTGTTGCTTCAAAGGATTTATCTCAGGTAAACCTTAAAGATGTAGAAATTATCAATTCCAATTATGGACTGGTTGCTTTGCAAAAGAAGCCTGAGTATGGCGGCGCTACGCTGAGAACAAAAGGTTTATCCATAAAGAATTGCGAAACTAAATTTCTGATTGAGAGAGGTTCTTCGGTGTATTTAGAGGAAAGAAAAATAGAAGGGACGGCGAAAGATGTGTATGAAATCTTCTATTGA
- a CDS encoding polyphosphate polymerase domain-containing protein, protein MRNSDEYTVLENARFERKFVVENQSVQFVRQMIKVNPVGFRKVFQARRINNVYFDSPNLNNYYDNHFGKSARTKVRIRWYGDTFGKIENPILEFKTKRALVGKKKSYKLLPFELNSATTKQDLITSFQNSDLPEDVLNQVKRLVPTLLNSYEREYYKSFDSKYRITVDIALRFYNFKSKNNNFKKFAEEKNTIIVELKYDERQAENVSMITSQLPVRLNKFSKYVRGIEIFHPHLAV, encoded by the coding sequence GTGCGGAATAGCGATGAATACACGGTTTTAGAGAATGCAAGATTTGAAAGGAAGTTTGTAGTTGAAAACCAATCCGTTCAATTCGTCAGGCAGATGATCAAGGTCAATCCAGTCGGATTTCGCAAGGTATTCCAAGCAAGACGTATCAACAACGTTTATTTTGACTCACCCAACCTTAACAATTACTATGACAACCACTTTGGTAAAAGCGCAAGAACCAAGGTTAGAATAAGGTGGTATGGAGATACTTTTGGCAAAATTGAGAATCCGATTTTAGAATTCAAGACCAAACGTGCGTTGGTCGGAAAAAAAAAGTCGTACAAACTCCTACCTTTTGAGCTTAATTCTGCCACTACCAAACAAGATTTAATAACCTCGTTCCAAAACTCAGACTTACCTGAGGATGTATTGAATCAGGTTAAAAGGTTAGTTCCGACTCTATTAAATAGCTACGAACGTGAGTACTACAAATCATTTGATAGTAAGTATCGAATTACAGTAGATATTGCTTTGAGGTTTTATAATTTTAAGTCGAAGAACAATAATTTCAAGAAATTTGCCGAGGAGAAGAACACTATCATTGTTGAACTAAAATACGATGAGCGACAAGCCGAAAATGTTTCGATGATCACATCACAGTTACCGGTGCGTTTGAATAAGTTTTCTAAGTATGTCAGGGGTATTGAAATCTTTCACCCTCATTTGGCTGTTTAG
- a CDS encoding class I SAM-dependent methyltransferase, whose protein sequence is MTKELIIDIIEWDIENWSKAIDFWTEKIDLKTTKLTCLELGGRRGGLSLWLAINHNEVICSDLNSPQEHASELHEKYSCSEYIEYRSIDATDIPFDNAFDIVVFKSILGGVSRNGKDELKKQTIDEIYKSLKPNGKLLFAENLEASFLHMYIRKRFVKWGSRWNYLKYNEIDEVFDSFDSIQYETVGFLAAFGRTEKQRNLLSKIDHIINPFIPKRHKYIVFGIAEKSAEAAPLDL, encoded by the coding sequence ATGACCAAAGAATTAATCATAGACATAATAGAGTGGGATATAGAAAATTGGTCAAAAGCAATTGATTTTTGGACAGAAAAAATTGATCTAAAAACCACTAAACTCACTTGTCTTGAATTAGGAGGAAGAAGAGGAGGACTTTCTCTTTGGCTCGCTATTAATCACAATGAAGTTATTTGTTCCGACTTAAATTCACCACAAGAGCACGCTTCAGAATTACATGAAAAATATTCCTGCTCAGAGTATATTGAATATCGAAGCATTGATGCAACTGATATTCCATTTGATAACGCGTTTGATATTGTCGTATTCAAATCAATTTTAGGAGGAGTAAGCAGAAATGGAAAAGACGAATTAAAGAAGCAAACTATAGATGAGATTTATAAAAGCCTCAAACCAAATGGAAAATTACTGTTTGCAGAGAATCTTGAAGCATCATTCCTACATATGTACATTCGAAAAAGATTTGTCAAATGGGGAAGCAGGTGGAATTACCTAAAATACAATGAAATTGACGAGGTGTTCGATTCATTTGATTCTATCCAATACGAAACGGTTGGTTTTCTCGCAGCATTTGGAAGAACAGAAAAGCAGCGAAATTTATTAAGCAAAATTGATCATATAATTAATCCATTTATACCAAAAAGACATAAGTATATAGTTTTTGGGATAGCTGAAAAAAGTGCTGAAGCTGCCCCTCTGGATCTCTGA
- a CDS encoding DUF4956 domain-containing protein yields the protein MEDKWNLFQKFLIVENENISIEDFLINSVLVVILCGLLGWTYQKVAKSLSNKKDFSSNFMVLAFTTMLIITIVKSSLALSLGLVGALSIVRFRAAIKEPEELSFLFFAIAIGLGLGANQVTIVLIAFAVFMAILWGRHLVKKKESINSIFLNIDSDVKDGISLDKVTALLKAHFKKHQLKRFDEQNESVEMSFVVEAKKSEDLEKFRNELRGTYPNSNLSFLDNKSY from the coding sequence ATGGAGGATAAGTGGAATCTATTTCAGAAGTTCTTGATAGTCGAGAATGAGAACATCTCAATTGAGGATTTTTTGATCAATTCTGTATTGGTCGTCATATTGTGTGGGTTGTTGGGATGGACATACCAAAAAGTCGCTAAGAGCCTATCGAATAAAAAAGATTTCTCATCTAACTTCATGGTGCTGGCATTTACTACAATGCTCATCATAACGATTGTTAAATCATCACTCGCTCTATCATTGGGCTTGGTAGGAGCACTCTCCATTGTCAGATTCAGAGCTGCCATAAAGGAGCCTGAAGAACTCTCATTTCTGTTCTTTGCTATTGCAATAGGTCTGGGCTTAGGTGCAAATCAAGTTACTATCGTTTTGATCGCCTTCGCCGTCTTTATGGCAATTCTCTGGGGAAGACATCTCGTAAAAAAGAAAGAGTCTATCAATAGCATATTTTTAAACATAGATTCCGATGTGAAAGATGGTATTTCATTGGATAAAGTGACTGCACTTCTTAAAGCGCATTTTAAAAAGCACCAATTGAAGCGATTTGATGAGCAGAATGAGTCTGTAGAAATGTCTTTTGTAGTGGAAGCCAAGAAATCGGAAGATTTAGAAAAGTTTAGAAACGAACTGCGGGGCACTTATCCCAACAGCAACCTTTCCTTTCTAGACAATAAAAGCTATTAA
- a CDS encoding inorganic diphosphatase, with the protein MRRKNVHFNVEPFGHKMKAINHRYILLFSYSLFFLLLSCGNTESDEIEKADKASSKDEKGNTNFLEDYEAIGANGTVNAIIEIPSGTVEKWELNKTNGQIEPEHVNNALRIINYLGYPGNYGMVPKTILSKELGGDGDPLDIIVLGPPVDRGGIIECKVIGILYLMDNQEQDDKLVAVSPNSMLYEVDDVSELEAKYNGISEILEIWFTNYKGPGKITSNGFGNKISALEVLAAAIKQYELSDAATIPK; encoded by the coding sequence ATGAGAAGGAAAAACGTCCATTTTAATGTTGAGCCTTTTGGGCATAAGATGAAGGCAATAAACCATCGCTATATTCTGCTTTTTAGTTATTCGCTCTTCTTTCTCTTATTATCCTGTGGAAACACAGAGAGTGATGAAATAGAAAAAGCCGATAAGGCCTCTTCAAAAGACGAAAAAGGAAATACAAATTTCTTGGAGGATTATGAAGCTATCGGCGCAAATGGAACTGTGAATGCCATAATTGAAATTCCCTCAGGAACGGTCGAAAAGTGGGAGTTGAATAAGACCAATGGACAAATTGAACCTGAGCATGTCAATAATGCCCTAAGAATTATCAATTACTTAGGGTATCCCGGCAATTATGGGATGGTTCCGAAAACCATACTCTCAAAAGAACTGGGTGGGGACGGCGACCCTCTCGATATTATAGTGCTTGGACCGCCCGTAGATAGAGGTGGCATAATTGAATGCAAGGTTATAGGTATTCTATACTTGATGGACAACCAAGAACAAGATGATAAGCTGGTTGCCGTGTCTCCAAATTCAATGCTGTATGAAGTTGATGATGTCAGCGAGCTTGAGGCAAAATACAACGGAATTTCAGAGATTTTAGAGATCTGGTTTACCAATTATAAAGGACCGGGAAAAATAACATCAAATGGATTTGGCAATAAAATCAGTGCTCTAGAAGTGCTGGCGGCCGCCATCAAACAATATGAGTTAAGCGATGCAGCTACAATACCAAAATAG
- a CDS encoding T9SS type A sorting domain-containing protein: MRMFNMKRSPFVLLLVLVGLSAQAQNDFEPYSFFVAGHVYGAVGANNIGVHPPFKAKFPYVQSRSEIEFGVFAGDIVPSTPVAQDWEEIDADVEDLGIPVHFVAGNHEVRNLPLFEARYGDTYFDFTYNNDLFIILDANIDGWSIAGDQLEYLKNVINGKCASIEKVFVFFHQILWRDDDQFNHISPNSYEGRVAPVNFWTTVIPIFDSITNDVYIFAGDLGASWSSVVSYDRYNNITFIASGMGGQDGDNFVVVNIDSDKTVSYDLICLNDQDLFCLGELNDYLTVDITTSTESEEQTGTNFIYPNPSDQFINVSTNQASILQLYDMKGALILEENCNEYSNQPINISQLQNGLYTAKLSSESETRVQKLIIQ, translated from the coding sequence ATGAGAATGTTCAATATGAAACGATCTCCATTTGTTCTACTACTCGTCCTAGTTGGCCTGTCTGCTCAAGCTCAAAATGATTTTGAGCCCTACTCATTCTTTGTGGCGGGGCATGTCTATGGAGCGGTAGGGGCTAATAATATTGGGGTTCACCCACCGTTTAAGGCAAAGTTTCCCTACGTACAAAGCAGGTCTGAAATAGAATTTGGTGTTTTCGCCGGAGATATTGTACCTAGTACTCCTGTAGCCCAAGATTGGGAAGAGATTGACGCGGACGTCGAGGACCTAGGCATACCAGTGCATTTTGTCGCCGGTAATCACGAAGTGCGGAATCTACCCTTGTTTGAAGCTCGGTACGGCGATACATATTTTGACTTTACATACAACAACGATTTGTTTATCATTCTGGACGCCAACATAGATGGATGGAGCATCGCAGGTGACCAACTGGAATATTTGAAAAATGTAATTAATGGTAAATGTGCCTCCATTGAAAAAGTCTTTGTTTTTTTTCATCAAATCCTCTGGAGAGATGATGATCAATTTAACCACATAAGCCCTAACTCATATGAGGGGAGAGTTGCTCCTGTGAACTTTTGGACAACTGTGATTCCAATTTTTGACTCCATAACAAATGATGTCTACATATTTGCAGGCGACCTTGGAGCCAGTTGGTCTTCAGTAGTTTCTTACGACCGCTACAACAATATTACATTCATTGCCAGTGGCATGGGAGGGCAAGATGGAGATAATTTCGTTGTGGTAAATATTGATTCAGATAAGACTGTTAGTTACGATTTGATTTGTTTAAATGACCAAGATCTATTTTGCTTGGGAGAGCTCAACGATTACTTGACTGTCGACATCACAACCTCTACAGAATCCGAAGAGCAAACCGGCACCAATTTTATTTATCCGAATCCTTCCGACCAATTTATCAATGTTTCAACCAATCAAGCGAGCATCCTTCAACTATACGACATGAAGGGAGCACTAATTCTTGAAGAAAACTGTAATGAATACTCAAATCAACCGATAAACATCTCTCAGCTGCAAAATGGGCTTTACACCGCCAAGCTTAGCAGCGAATCAGAAACCAGGGTCCAAAAGCTTATTATCCAATAG